Sequence from the Methanocalculus alkaliphilus genome:
TACACACCCTATGACCTGATGGAGATTGCTTCTGCCCTGAAGCAGGAGATTAGAAACCTGCCACCAGACTATCGTGAGGAACTCTCTGAATATACATCCGAGCAGATATTTGGGACATACCACAGGATTCTCCTGATGAAGAGAGAGAGAAAGATGAGATATTTGCAGGATCATCTCCATAATAAGGTGGTTTTTCTGACATACTGCCATACGATGAAAGAGGCCTGCCTCCAACCGAATCATGCGGGGAGTGCACACATGACCCCGATGGGGAGACTCCTCTACTATCTCCTCTCTGCGTTTCGCATCTTCGTGCTTCATGAATCGGTCCACCCGGTTGGAACGCCCTTTCCCGGAGGGCTCCGGGTGCAGGAGAAGGGAGGGGTGATCTACTGCCCTGTCCGGGATCGGGCGGATGAGGTGCTCTATGCGCTCTGCCGGTTCTGCCCGGCAGAACAGGGATAGGAAGTCATACCCGGCAGAGATCCCGCATACCAAGCAGGACGATGAGCTTCTCGCCTTCACATACTTCTTCTGCAACGGTAAAAGCGATCATTCCCGCTTCGGTAAAGAGGGTGGTCACCTCTGCAATACCGGTCAGGGAAGAGATAAGGAGAAGAATCCTGCCCTGTATGGTCAGGTGATCAGGAGCAGACGCAAGGAAGCGTCGAATTGTCCTTCTTCCATCCTCTCCGCCATCAAGTGCATATTCCAGCCAGTCATCCATCCGCTCCTCCGCAGTCGTCGGGAGATACGGAGGATTGAAGATGATGAGATCAAACCGGCCCCTGATACCGGAGAAGAGATCGGTCCTGATGACCGGAACACCACGGGAATACGCCATCCCGGCGGCATGAGGATTGATATCTGTCGCCACAACCCTTTCGGCTATGGGAAGCAGACCATACGAGATTTCGCCGCTTCCCGTCCCTATCTCAAGCACCTGATCTCCCGGACGGAGAGCCCGGCGTGCCGCCTCAAGGAGGAGATGGGTATCCTCTGCAGGGGAGTAGACCTCGGGGTGATAGGGGGACATAGATACGCATTACTCTCTGTCTGCAAGGGCATTTGACATCTCTGCAAACGCCTCCAGAGACAGGTTCTCCGGCCGCATCGCAAGGGTTGCATCATCAAGGCTCTCTATGAGATCATCAATCAGGTCGGAGCCAAAGATGCCCCGGGCTGATTTCAGGCAGTTTCTGATGGTCTTTCTCCGGTGGGAAAAGAGCACCCGGACAAGATCCGCATACGCCATATGATCATGGATAGGGACCGGGGGATCCGTCGGGGTAAGCCGGACGACCATCGACCAGACCTCTGGCGGCGGGGAGAAGGCCTCGGGAGGGAGTTCAAGGAGGGGTTTGACCTTCGCATAGGTCTGCACCATCACCGAGAGGCGGCTTGTATCGGGCATACCCGCCGGGGTGAGCATACGCCGGGCAAACTCCCACTGGTACATCAGGACAGCGACCTCAAACCCAATCGAGAGAAGGCGGAATGTGATCGGAGAAGAGGCCGAATACGGAAGATTGGCAACGACGATATCAAATGCAGGGAGATCGCACCGGGTCGCATCACCATGAAGAAGGATGAGGCGGCCGGCAGCAATCTCATCTGCGAAACGAACCTGAAGATCGGAGACGAGAGAGCCATCAATCTCAACTGCGATGACGGTCGCCCCCCGATCAAGGAGGGCACGGGTCAGAATACCCCCGCCCGGACCGATCTCAAGGACCCGGCGGCCACTCACCGGAACCGCACCTGCGATCCGCCCGACTGCCAGGGGATCTGTAAGAAAATGCTGATCCAGCCGGGCTCTCATCGTGAAGTGAAGAGATGGTATTTGACGCTCGGATCCATAATCTCCTCAAGAATGCGTTCAGCAATCATCCTCTCAGGGTGTTGCATCGCCTTAATCCGACTCCTGATATCCTCAAAGCTTGTAAACGGTGCCTTCTGGCGCGCATCAAGGATTTCAGAGAGCAGCTTCTTCCCGATACCGGGGAGAAGGTGGAGCATATGAAGCTTCAGACTTATCGGTACGGATTTATTGAAGAACTCAATAAAGCGTGCCTCATTCTGAGAGACGATCTTCTCAATTGCAAAGGGAAGTTCAATACGGGCTGTTGATGTCAGCTCCTCGTATTTCAGCCGCCGTTTCACCCGTTCAACCTTCGGACGCTCCCCATCACCGATATAGAGCATCTCATGGATGTCCACATCGATGGTCTTTGGAATGATCTCAAGGAGTTTGAACTGATCAACACCAACTGCAATAACCACAGGTTCACGCTTGACAATCGGACGGGGATCGTCTGCGTACCCATGTTGCAGTACATCAATCGCTAACGCTTGATTCTCTTTCTTCTCCTCCCTCACTCTCATACCACATCACCGCTTTGATGAAACGAGATCAAGGATCGAGTCGAGTTCTTCAGGCGTCAGGGTGAAGCGTTCCTTTGCATACACTGCACGGAGCTCATCTCTGTTGACGGGCATCAGGTTTGCGATCCGGTATGCGATATCCGGTTTCATCTTCTCCATGCCAAGCAGTACGGAGACGAGCTCCCTTGAAGCTTCTGACGAGATTTTTGCGAGGTGATTGACATGTTCGATGCTCTTCTTCAGCTCGTAGGACATCTCTTTTCCGGACTCCAGGCGTGAAGCCTCAATCCTGAGAAGTTCTTCACGGATCTCCGGAAGGGTAACCCTCTCCTCGCTAATAAGTGCCTTGACTTTCATGACAATCACCAGATTACGTCTATTTAATATTTCTGCGCTTTTAGATGTTGTGGTCGTGCAATGACGGTCTTCGTTGCGTTTCCGTCTTTGATCTCAAGGACCCATGCCTGACCCCGCTGACCGATAACCGTTCCGGTCTTTCCATGGAACCTCCGGTGCGGCATCCCTTTGTGGATACTTGGTTCCACAACAATGTGAACCTTCTGCCCCTCGTCAAACTGCTGGATGACAGAGGTAACTGGTGGGAGACCACGTGCTCTGAGTGCTTTCTTGAACTTATATCGTGTCTTCTTCCGTGGACCGTTATGTAATGCCATGATTATTCGTCTCCATTCTCAGGCATACCCTCAACAGAGGTGACATCAAGTGTCACGACCAGTGCTGGTATACCGAGGATCTCTGAGAGGCTGGGGGTCGTCCTCCCGCCATCCCCTGATATGAGTTCCTTGATGTAAAGACCGGCCTCACCAACCACTTCGATCAGGTACCGGCCATCCTCCACATCCAGACACTCTATCTGAACGACCATACGTTCCCTGACAAGATCTGCCCTCCGATGTGCAACACGGCGGGGGGTGCGTTGATGGATAACTGCCCCATTCAGGGTATCCAGGGCTTTTCTGACCTCATCAAGGGACGTGTGGCCGTCAATATCGACCAGAATCCTGTATGTTTTATGCGCTTTGTGCGATTTAAGGGTTTCCACCTCACGCCTCGCACTCCATCGCTCAATCGAGACCTCGACCCTGCCATTCGCTGACTGATTGATGGCAGATTCAAGAGTCTTCAGATCAACACCACGATGGGTCGGAGAGAGAATCTCCATGATGAAGGGGCGGCCGGATCCGACCATCAGCGCATCGATATCTTCCCGGCCGGCACCATGCAGGAGAGCCCCTTCTGCCCTGAATAACTCCACAGCCGGTCTTCCGATGAGCTCTTCCACCGAATCGGGATACTGCCTCCCCGATCCCCCGCAGACCTCACAGCCGGATCCACGGCATGCGCGACAGTCCCAGTGTGTCTGGGGGATTCCACGCTCAAGTTTTCTGTATCGTCCATAAAAGAAGACCGGAGCGATCTGTACCTCAACGATCTCTTCAGGAATATTGAGGATGATGGTCACCTCGGGATTCTTCGTCTCACCACGCTTTCCGGTGATCCTGGCAACCGCCTTTCCGACCTCACGGTTCATCTCAGATTTCAGCGGTTCGGGATCTGATAAGGAGAAATCACTCCAGAGCATCTCCTCGGATTCTGCCATCATGGGAGGGACACGGGTCCCGATGACGAAGGTCTCATGATCGATGCCGGAAAGAGCAGCCGCAACACGCTCAGCCCACACATCAATCTCAGTGAAGAGATCCATACAGACGCTGCAGGTTCCGGGTTCGTAGGGGGTGAAGCGGTGATTCTCTGCAAGTGCGTGGCTCAGCCGGAGGGCGTGACCCCGCTCATCATTTGAGATCCCAAACGATCGCTTTGCAAAGAGCCGGCCGAGACAGTGATCGCAGATCGGTCCATATTCAAGAATTCTCCCGGTCAAAGAGAGGATATCCATTACAATCCCCTCCGATCCGCCTCATTGAGGACGATGGTGATCGTATGATCGGCATGCAGGACCTTTGGCCCGACCGAGATGCGTGGAAGATCAGCAACCAGTATCTCCTCTTCTTCGGTGAAGTTCTGATGATCAGAGAGGATGAGGTTCTCAGGAATCACCTCTGCAGACCGGATATCGGTACCCCCTTCATCAAGGATGGCAAACGGGTATTCTGTCAGAAGCCTCTCCAGGCCGCCACGCCGTACCGAGACCCCCGGTGATGATTCGGTAAACTCTTCCCCACAGGGCTTTGCAAGGGCTTTTTTGATGAGGGCTCCACTGCTCCGTTCATCAGGATTGAGTGATCTGACCCTCTCTCCGGAGAAGCGGACCGTCGTCTCCTCTCCACCTTTGAGTATGAGGTAACACTCAACATCCCGTCTCAGGTCATGGGAGAGGAAGAAGGAGGTATTCACACAGCGGCAGAGGACATCCATCCTCCCTGCACTTCCGGGCATATCATTGAGGGAAAAACCCGGATCCGTGACGGCACGATGGCCAATAATTGCAAACCGTCGCATAATGATTCCA
This genomic interval carries:
- the rsmA gene encoding 16S rRNA (adenine(1518)-N(6)/adenine(1519)-N(6))-dimethyltransferase RsmA; this encodes MRARLDQHFLTDPLAVGRIAGAVPVSGRRVLEIGPGGGILTRALLDRGATVIAVEIDGSLVSDLQVRFADEIAAGRLILLHGDATRCDLPAFDIVVANLPYSASSPITFRLLSIGFEVAVLMYQWEFARRMLTPAGMPDTSRLSVMVQTYAKVKPLLELPPEAFSPPPEVWSMVVRLTPTDPPVPIHDHMAYADLVRVLFSHRRKTIRNCLKSARGIFGSDLIDDLIESLDDATLAMRPENLSLEAFAEMSNALADRE
- a CDS encoding 50S ribosomal protein L21e encodes the protein MALHNGPRKKTRYKFKKALRARGLPPVTSVIQQFDEGQKVHIVVEPSIHKGMPHRRFHGKTGTVIGQRGQAWVLEIKDGNATKTVIARPQHLKAQKY
- a CDS encoding DUF2115 domain-containing protein — its product is MHSQTGRLKLKGEPAREEIEAITSRLMGAETRSDLGDLIAEELLNYTPYDLMEIASALKQEIRNLPPDYREELSEYTSEQIFGTYHRILLMKRERKMRYLQDHLHNKVVFLTYCHTMKEACLQPNHAGSAHMTPMGRLLYYLLSAFRIFVLHESVHPVGTPFPGGLRVQEKGGVIYCPVRDRADEVLYALCRFCPAEQG
- a CDS encoding HemK2/MTQ2 family protein methyltransferase, with the protein product MSPYHPEVYSPAEDTHLLLEAARRALRPGDQVLEIGTGSGEISYGLLPIAERVVATDINPHAAGMAYSRGVPVIRTDLFSGIRGRFDLIIFNPPYLPTTAEERMDDWLEYALDGGEDGRRTIRRFLASAPDHLTIQGRILLLISSLTGIAEVTTLFTEAGMIAFTVAEEVCEGEKLIVLLGMRDLCRV
- a CDS encoding RNA polymerase Rpb4 family protein, whose product is MKVKALISEERVTLPEIREELLRIEASRLESGKEMSYELKKSIEHVNHLAKISSEASRELVSVLLGMEKMKPDIAYRIANLMPVNRDELRAVYAKERFTLTPEELDSILDLVSSKR
- the trmY gene encoding tRNA (pseudouridine(54)-N(1))-methyltransferase TrmY, which gives rise to MRRFAIIGHRAVTDPGFSLNDMPGSAGRMDVLCRCVNTSFFLSHDLRRDVECYLILKGGEETTVRFSGERVRSLNPDERSSGALIKKALAKPCGEEFTESSPGVSVRRGGLERLLTEYPFAILDEGGTDIRSAEVIPENLILSDHQNFTEEEEILVADLPRISVGPKVLHADHTITIVLNEADRRGL
- a CDS encoding tRNA pseudouridine(54/55) synthase Pus10, which encodes MDILSLTGRILEYGPICDHCLGRLFAKRSFGISNDERGHALRLSHALAENHRFTPYEPGTCSVCMDLFTEIDVWAERVAAALSGIDHETFVIGTRVPPMMAESEEMLWSDFSLSDPEPLKSEMNREVGKAVARITGKRGETKNPEVTIILNIPEEIVEVQIAPVFFYGRYRKLERGIPQTHWDCRACRGSGCEVCGGSGRQYPDSVEELIGRPAVELFRAEGALLHGAGREDIDALMVGSGRPFIMEILSPTHRGVDLKTLESAINQSANGRVEVSIERWSARREVETLKSHKAHKTYRILVDIDGHTSLDEVRKALDTLNGAVIHQRTPRRVAHRRADLVRERMVVQIECLDVEDGRYLIEVVGEAGLYIKELISGDGGRTTPSLSEILGIPALVVTLDVTSVEGMPENGDE
- a CDS encoding DUF655 domain-containing protein — translated: MREEKKENQALAIDVLQHGYADDPRPIVKREPVVIAVGVDQFKLLEIIPKTIDVDIHEMLYIGDGERPKVERVKRRLKYEELTSTARIELPFAIEKIVSQNEARFIEFFNKSVPISLKLHMLHLLPGIGKKLLSEILDARQKAPFTSFEDIRSRIKAMQHPERMIAERILEEIMDPSVKYHLFTSR